The sequence below is a genomic window from Felis catus isolate Fca126 chromosome A2, F.catus_Fca126_mat1.0, whole genome shotgun sequence.
CGCGGCCCCAGCGCTCGCGCCCTGGAGCGTCGCGCCCCAGGCGGGTCCCGTGGCAGGGGTCCCGGGCGGCGCCGGAGAAGCTGACGAGGTGGGTGCAGGAGGCAGGGCTTAGGCAGGGCTGTGGTCGGGAGACGTGGGCGCGGCGGCGGCCAGCGTGGGAGCGGTGGCGATGGGCTGGGCGAGGCGCGGCGGGAAGAGTCTGTCATCGAGGCCAGCCGCCAGCTTGTCCAGCAGCGTCCCCGGGGGCCCGACGCACAGGCCCGAGCCGGGGCAGGTGCTGCTGCCACCGCCGGGCTCCTCCTCGATGACCGGGATGGCGGGCGCGGTCGGTTCGTCGCCCGCGCGGCCCTCTGGGGGGCAGTCGACGCTGTCGCCTCGGCGCAGAGGCGCGCGCGTGGGGCGGGAGTCGGCCCCAAAAGGGGCCGCGGGCGGGGCAGGGGTCGTGGCGCGCGCGCCGGGGTCGCTGTGCTGCCGGCCGCGCTGCTGCCACTGCTTGCGCGTGTGGGGGTGCGCGCGCACGCGATGGCGCGTGGCGCTGGGCAGCGTGTCGTCGAAGTGCGGGTCGTGGCGCAGGAACTCGTGGAAGAGGGCATCTGTCTTCTCGTCAATGCTGTAGTCGCggcgcggggcgcggcggggccaGGCGCGCGGGCTGCGGGGTCGGACGGGCGCCTCGGTGGGCGCCGGCGCCCCCTCGAAACTGGTGCCCACAGTGGCCGTGCGGCCGGCGCTGGTGAAGGAAGAGCGCTTCTCGGACGCGCTGAGGAGCCCGTCCTCGCCGGCGCCGCGGCCCTCAATGCTGGCGTAGCCGCTGTCCATCTGCAACAGCTTCCGCGGACCTCCCGCCTCGCTGTCTGccggccggggggtggggggcggcgagGGCGGTGGGAAAGTGGGCACGGTGGTCccggagcccgagcccgagcTGTCGCCGCTGCGCACCGAGTCGCGGTCGTTGCCACTGCTGCTGTGGTCCGAGGCGGCAGCCGCGTGCAGCTCAAGAGAGGCTCGCAGGCTCCAGATATCCCGGTAGGTGGTCTGGGCCTGCTCTGGCCCCGAGTCCCGCTCACCATCAGATTCCTGCTGCAGCTCAGGCCCCGCACCACCACTGCGCTCGGGGGGAGACTCGGGGCTCGCTCCTCCCGCGGCGCCCGCCTCCTCCGCTGCCTCTAGCCTGCAAGCCAGGCCGCAGCAGTCAAGAAGGCTGTGCGCGCCCCTGCGTGTTCTCCCCAGCCACCCTGCCTCTGGGTCCGGAAGGGTGGGCGCCGGTGGGGACCCCCTAGGCTCGGCCAGGCTCTGCGGAGAGCGGATTTTAAGAAAATGCTGGCGGTCCCTGTTACAGGGGGTGGTTTCTGGATAAACCCCAAGCCTTCCTGGCACCTGCCTTTCAAtcgtggcttttttttttttttttttttcttcagtatctgACCCAAGCACCTGCTGGCGTTGCAGGTGGCTGGCGCCTCATCCACAGAGTCAACATTCCCCTGTGGCGCTCCCCTCTTCCTAACACCTCAGCGGAGAAGGAAGTGGCTGGGATGGACGGGGCCAGGCGGGGAGTCCAGCTCGGCCCCTACTCCCCAGCGGGACTACTCAGGCAGCTTCACCACCCCAGTACCTCCgtctgtggggctgggggagggggtgctgcggGCAGAAGCAGCCACAATTTCTGAGAAGGGGCCATCCAGCCTTCAGGAAcatgggcaggaaggaaggggcacCAGGCCACAGTGGACCCCTCGGGGCCGTGGACTCTAGCAGGAAGCAGTAACATCCAAGCAGGCACCCGCCCCTGGCAGCCCTGCCTGGGCAGGCGTCCTGTCCTGGGGACCCTGTGGCCATCGTCCAgggccccacctgcccctctgcccttaCCCAGTCTCCCCCAGTTTCCCTCTTCTGGTCCTTGCTGGAGAGGTGGCCCCAGTGAGGCAGTCTCCAGGAGGGACGATGGAGCTGGAAGAATGGGATATGTCTGCAGGGTGGGGAAAGCCCTCCCCAGGCCACTTAGCGGGGgactgggtggggcaggggcccaCAGGTCCACCCCTGACGCTTCTATCCACTACAAAATACCTGCCGAGAGCGGGGGATGGGCTGGCGGGGCTGGCCAGAAAGGGACGGGGGGGCGGGAAGGCCACCGTGTCGCCTGCGCTGGCGATGTACTGGATGAAGTCCATGTGGGGGGcgtccccctcctcctgctcggTGCTCTCGCTGGCTGCCCGCTGCCGCTGGAAGTGGTGCCGCTTGGGGGAGCCTGTGCAGAGGAAGGCGCGTCAGCCTGCCCGAGTCCCTCCCGGCCCCGGGCCGCAAGGAGCCGCCTGGGTCAGGGGTGCGCTGAGGTGCCGCGGCGGTAGCGGGACCCCCAAGCAGCTCCGGCCACGAGAGCAAGGCCGGAGCAGGTCTGCACTGGGCACCTGGAGGCGGGCGCCGCTGAGCCAAGAGGCAGAAGCCGGGACACGTGGGAGGACGAGGGACAGGCTGGCTGGGGCcgctggggggagagaggggaggcctCTTCTGCCAGCTCGACCTCCACCCACGGGCCCCCTGGAGGGCCTAGGCGAAgctctggtgggaaagggagggggacagtCACCCGGCAAACAGGCCCCAGGCACTTGCACACCTATGCCTGGCTCTAATCACCCTCGGGGGCCACGGGCTCCGTCTCAGCTCCCGACGGCAGTGCAGTAGGCCGCCTTCCCCGCCCAGGAGCGCCTCGGCCAGAACTCGCTCCTCCTTCCCCTGCAGCGCTAGCTGGCACCAGGCCCCGACGAGgggcttgtgctctctccttaGCTCTCCTGACCCCAGGACCCCCCACCTCCACAGGGCCGCCTGTCCCGTCCTGTCCCGGCCCAGCTCCCTTGGGCACGGGCCTGTTGGTACCCGCCGCTCAGGGTGGCCACCTCCCCACCCCGACACGTGCTCCTGCTCTGGGCTGACGATAAGAAGGCCCTATAGCCAGGGCTCCACGTGACCAGAGGCCTACAGGAGGCAAGAGCTGCCGCGTTAGTTCAGGGGTGGGTGCGCTACGGCTCGCAGGCCAGATGGGCCCATGACCTATCATCCTGAAGACCGTTTCGCACCGGCCCGTCCCTGCGTTCGCTTAGACACGCAGTCTGTGGCTGCTCCCACACGGCCCCGCCAGGCGGACCACGGATCCAAAACCGCTACGGTCTCGTAGCTTGCAGAAAAAGCTCACCCATCTCTGCTGTGGTCTGACGGTGCCCCTGCTTTACTGGAGCAGAGCGCACGGCCCAACCAGCTGTAAGCCCCGGGGCAAGATGCCCAGTGGCCAAGGGGTGCTGCTGGCCAGCCCGGGGCAGGAGCCCGAGGCCCCTGGGGAGCAGTGACCTTTCCCTGTGCAGAACCTCGCTGTGTAAGGCTGCCTGGGGCTGTACTCTCCGGGCCCTGGTCTCTACCCAGGGCCGCCGCTCACCTCTTGTGTCCAGACTAGATGCCCGCTGGCTGGGGTCCAGCTTCCATTTCTTGACCTTGAAGTACGGGCTGGCCCCGTCCAGGCTGGTGTGGCGCCGCAGGCGGGTGAAGAAATGCAGGACGGGTCCTGCCCCGGAGCCTGGACCTGCCTCCTCGGGTCCCCCTGTGGCCCCTGACCCGACCGGCTTGGTGCTCCGGGCGCCTGCATCcgcctggaaggaaggagggaggcgaTCAGGCACAAAGACCCTCCCGGTGCTGCCCCAGCCTGGGCCGCAGCTCtgcgctcccccctccccacccccagtgcagAGGGGGAACACACAGCTCTCAGCGGGTGGGTGGCAGCGGGACTAAGCTCAGGGGTTCAGCCAGGCGCTGGGCAGCTCTGTGGTCCCCAGCCCCGGACAGACGGGCTCCTGAGGACGAGTGTCAGAGAGCTCGCGTCCCTGGTCTGAGGAGTGCCCCGTGCGTGTGTTCTACGCCCTgccggcccctctccctcccacgcAGGGGGACCGGGCAGGAGCAAGGGAAGCCATGGCAGGGGGGAGGCCACAGGCTGACCTCGGTCctggagtggggcagggaggggaggggccgctCGGGGGCCCTCACCCAGGCGCCTTCCCCGGAGTCGCTGGACGCCAAGGGGCTGATCTCGAAGTCGGCAGGGCCCGCGGCCGAGTTGTAGGGGTCACCTGGCAGGGCGGAGCTGGGGCCCACAGAGCGGCCGGTGAGGGCCTTccccgggggctgggggaggaagcaGTAACAGGTCAAAGAGCACGGGTGCGTGAGGGGGAGCGCTGGACCCACAGCCCTCTGTGCACCcgagccaggcgccccctccctgtCCTGAGGTGCGGGGCCCAGCCCAGAGGGTGGGTGTCCCGCCCGCTGAGCACCAGGCTGGCGGCCGCCCGCACGCTCACCTGGAATATGGCGAGACTGGCCTTGGGGGCGGCAGCGgcgtgtgggggggtggtggcgCTGGCTTCACCCAAGTCGCACTCGTGGATGGTGATGATCTTGAGGGGTGGCAGGTGCAGGTGGGTGAGGCGGGCATTCTTCAGGTGGTGGAAGTCCCCCTCCGTCAGGGTGTACCTGCGCCCGGCACGCCTGCCCGTCACCACGCCAGCCGGCCCCCGTGCTCAGCCCGAACCCCCGAGCCCACCCCTGCTGCCGTCCCTGTTGGTTTGGGGTCGGGGGTGGAAGGCAGGGCCCGACTCCCAGGGAGCCCAATCACAGGGCATCaggctcccacccctccccagggacTGGGTCCCTTCGTGCTGAGCCACTCCTTACCGGCGCCCCTTGTCCTGTGACTTCCGACTCTGCTCAAACAGGGCTGCTTCGTTGAAGGACACCCGGCGGCCCGTGGAGCTGGTGGACAGGAAGCGCTCCGTCTCCGCGTCCTGGCCCTCGGGGTCCTCCCCCCTGAAGTCAGGGTCTGCGAGGAGAGCCGAGAGGGTGGGCCCCGGGCGGGCCTCGCCTGGTGCTGGACCGGCGACTGGCTGGGGGGTGGGTCGGGGAAGGGTCGAGGGGTGGGGCCCGACTGAGCGCTGGGACGGGGCAGGGGCGAGGTGGGCACTCACACATCCGCTCACACACTCACTCGCTCAGCACGCGCCTGTGAGCACCTACGCGGGCTCTAAGGAAACAGAGATGAGTCGGAATCGAGCTGCGCCCAgtctggtgggggagacagacagacacagccgGTCAGGCGGCCCAAGGGGGCGGGCAGGAGggcgggcaggtgggcaggggtcAGGGCCTGGCGGGGCGCCGCACCTTGGGCAGGATGGGCGCTGCTGTCCAGGTACGTGGTGGTggtcttctctgcttcctccatgGCTCTGGGGAGAGACCGCGGGGGGCCCCAAGGTGGGACGGGGCAGGCAGACAGTGCTGCCCGAGCTCCTCCCGCCTAGCCGCAGCCCAGGCACCCCGCACTCACCCGGCCCCGCACAGGCCCCCGGATGCCCGCAGAGCAAGCGCGCGCTGGCGCGCgtcccctctcctctccacccccccccccccccgctggcgCTCCCAGGGGGGCCCCACGGCTGGGTGGGCTGCACACCTGTTGAAGCGCCGGTGGACCTCCCAGCAGCGCCTGCACAGGAGCAGGACTCCGGACAGCACCACCAGAGTGCCACCGACAAAGAGCGACAGGACCACCACCAGCAGCACGTAGTTGTTGAGGATGGGGTCAGGCTCCGCCTGTGGGCCGGCAGGGGTCAGGACCGCTGGGGGCGGCCTCCGGAggcccggcccgccccgcccAGCAGCCCCACTCCGGGCCCCCTCACTCACGGTGGGGCTGCTGGTGGTGTTGTCCCACCTCGAGGTCAGGGCAGCCGTGGCGGCGGTGCTTGCGGCGGCGGTGGTGGCCATGGTGGGCGTGGGCTGCATCTTGAAGCTaggaggaggggcctggggggggggcagggcgtgCTCAGACCAGCTCCTCCGCCTGCTCTCCCTCCCGGgtcccagagagagggagtgggagtgAGAGTCCACAGGGGGGCGGTGACTCACGGAGAGGTGGAGGAGAGCCCCggggcagcccccaccccgctTAGATCGACGCCGGGACCTCCGTTTCCCCCTGCTCAAAACGGGGGAGGCGTCTGCTCTCCACCACCTCCCCAGCCGGTGGGGCCGGCCCGGCGAGCTGGCCGGGAAGCCTGCCCGCAAAAGGGGAAGCACTCCTAGGAGGAATAGGGAAACTGAGGATGTCAGCTCGCTCCCGCGAGACCCAGgagccctgcctgccccctcaCGGGAGAGGAAGGGGCTGCCCCAGCGCCAGAGGCTGGTTCCGCGGTAGCGGTACAGGGACCGTGGAGGGGGGCGGAGGCACGGAGCTCAAGAGACTACCAAGTCACGACTCCCGGAGGtagctgtccccccccccacacccggTGCTAGGGGGAGCGAAAAGGCCAAAGAAGGCGCATGTGTTCCCAGCCCTGAAGAATCTGGTTCCCATGGCGACCGAGCCAGCGGGCCGAgcggggagggggaagtgggggggggttGCCAGGGAGCACTGCGGAGAGGAGGGGGCGCGGGGGAGGGAGGCCTCCTGCAGGGCGGCTTGAGCCGGTCCTGGGCGgcaagatggctgctgcagcGGCCTCCCCGCCGGTGCCCAGCGCGGGGCCCGGCGCCTCGGCGGGCGAGCAGGCCAGCCTCCACCTCTGCCTGGCGCTAGGAGTAAACGGAGGCCGGGGACGGGAGCTCAGCCCTCGGCAAAGGGACTGCTCGCACGTTGCACCTGATGGCCCTCCCCAACGCCAGCTCCTCCCGGTGGGAAGGACCGGGGACTGCACTCCGGGATCTCAGGGAGCAGAGTCCGGGCCGGGATGACCACCAGCGCTCAGTAGGCAGGGCGTGCGTTCGGTCCTTCCCCAGAGGAAAGAGGGAACCTGTACACAGGCTCCCGCGTCCCCGACGCTTTCGGGTTTAACCCCACTCGACAGCGGGGTAAAGAGGCCCAGAGACGGGGGGGCGGCGGGCACTGGCGACACCCAGGTGTTCTCAGCGCCGCGGTCCGAGAACGGCCCGGCTCCCGGgtatcctctgggggagggggcgcgcaTAAGTAGGTCGGGAAATGAGTTCCGGCtgtagggggagggggcaggagcgGAGGGACCGTGACAGGAGACCAGAAAAGATGGCAGGAGGCCGAAGGGGAAGAGAGGTGGACTCGCGGGGGTAGGCGGGGACCGGAGCCGAGGGCGGACGCTCCCCACGGGCCCGCCCCTGAGGTCCAGCCGGGCCTCCCCGAGCTCGCTCGCCACCGCGCCCATCCCCGCGCCCCCGGCCGGCCCCGGGGAAGAGCATGGCGAGCcctggaggagaggcaggaagcCAGACTCCGGGCGCATCCCCGCTTCGGGCTAATCCCGGAGACGGGAGACGCAGACGCCATCACCCTCGCTGGAACtcacaggggaaactgaggccggggGAGGGCGTGGGCGGGGGAATGTTCCTTTCCAGGCCGCGACGGGGAATGCAGGTTGCCCCCCCACGCCCGCCCCAGCCCCCgactcccaccccctccctccggTCTCGCCGCCTCGCGGGAAGGGCCGGTGGTCCGGAGCCAGGTCGGGCCCCGGAGCCGGCGGCGATCGCGGGCCGCACGGCCCCCCGCCTGCCCCCGCCCGCCTCGGCGTATCCCCGGGCCCGCCGCGCCTACCTCAGCGCCGGGGCGCGCGGCCCatggggggcgggcgggcgggcggctgCGCGGCGTTCCCGGCGGGCTCCGGTGCCCGGTGGCCGCGGAGCAGGCGGAGAATTTATGAATGGAGAGCGCGGCGCGCGGGGGAGGCAGGGCGCAAGAGGAGGGACCGCGCACGTGACCGCGTTGGCGGCGAGCCCGCTCCGACCCGCTGGGTGCCACCCGGTCCCGGGCAGACCGCCCCCGCCGCGCTCGCTGCCGCGTCTGGCTCGCAGCGCGCCGGCCACCGCCTCCCCTTCCCTTCCGGCGGGAGTGGGGGGCGGAGCCTGCGCTCCCGgacgccccctccccactccgAGCCGCCCTCTCCCGCGGCCGCTGagtctccaccccctcccctgcggCACTGCTCCGGACCCTCGCCAGGGTCCGAGGGACCGGGGGCCGGGAACGTCGGGGAGGAGACGGGTGCGTCGGCTTCCCCTCCTTCGCCTCCCCCAACTTGGGGGCCCCCAGGATGCAGTCTAGGCGGTGTTGGACACATGCCCCCCACTTTCTCCCCCAATGTGCTGCAGACATTGTCAGGTTCACCGGGCGCTCTGCCTGTGGGGACGAGCAACGGGCCAAGGTAGTCACTATAATCTGTGCTGAGTGCCACCAGGGCCTTCGCAGCCCCGGGGTGACATCTGAACTACTCTGGCAGAAACTCCATGTCTGGTGAATCCCAAAGCTGCTCCCCCTTCTTCTCAGAGACTAGTGCTTCATCCTTCTAGATGCTTAGGACACCAGCCTGCACTGGCCTGGCCTGGGTCCTAGCCCAGCCCACCTGGCCCTACGCTCAGCACCCCACAATGGCACCTCTTTCTCCAGTGAAAACTGACACTGCCAGTcgaacctcagggcctttgcacttgcaggTGCTGGGCCTGTCCGGCTCTTTCTCCACTCAGCTTCAAGATTCACTCCTTGGCCTCCTTCAACTCTCTCCCAAATGGCCGAGTCCCGTTATATCTCTTCATGGCTACCTTTGGTAACACAGCAACTCACACCCCACGTTTCAGTCCCCTGCTTCTTTCCACGGTCCTCGTGTTGTCTGTTATTTGCTCCAGTGTATTGTGTcgctcctcaccccttcccccactaCAGGGGTGAGTTCCAAGTCAAGCGCTGGGTCCCCAGGGGCTTGCACACTGGAGACAAGAATGTGCTTGTTAagtgggtaaatacccagcaaaGCTGGCTTAAGCGAGTGGGAGCTGAATGTGCAAAGGACCTGAGGTAAGAAACCGTGTTTGTAGCTCAACATGTGTTGGAAGGAACAAGGAAAGCCATCTTGTGGTTCCCAGCAGGAGAATGACCTGGTACCTCTGGCTGTGTGTGAAGGCACCTGCAGcgaggggaggacaggggaggaggctggggccaTCCAAACCAGTGATCGTGGCCATAGTGGCCCAACTGAGTGGACAGGTCCTGCCGATGGGTCCACTGGAGATTTCCAGAATAACGCTGGGTTTGGGACTCGACTAACAGGTGGTGCCTTTACCCATTGGCCACCCTGGAGTAGAAACTGGACAGAAATTGTCCAATGGATGGGTTCCAGGAGCCGAATGATTAGGCAGATTAGGCTTGCCTCCATGTGGGGGCCAGAGCTCTGGGAAAAGTTGGGCTGAACACAGGATGCACCCCTAGAAACGCGAGTAGGGCTTCCAtctgcgcacacacacacacagcgccAGGATGTCCGTCACGGCACTGGCCCAGAGGGGACGGGGGCTTGGGCACTAGGCCTGGGTCCTCCCTCGTTTGCAGACCCCAGGCGGCCGAGGCGCTGGAAGGCAGGGAGCTAGGGCGCGGACAGCCCCTGGGGTTGGAGAGCCAATGGAGCAACACCTTGACGCAACGACCCCGTCCAGGTGCGACACCACCTCTGCAGCCTGCATACCTCGCTCGGGAGCCAAGTCCCTTCCCGGCGTGGGCCCCAGGCCCGTGCATCCCGCACTCCGCGTTTTCCCTCAGACCAAGATgtgggcctgggggcctggcctGGGGCGCCACCTGCGTGTGCGCGGGGGCGGAGTGGTGACGTCAACGCCGTGAGCGAGGCTGCGCGAGCCGCGGTGACATCAGCAGAGCCCCGGGCCGCCCGCGCACGCGTCCGTGCGTCACCGGCGCGCGGGGGCGGTGGCCGGGCGGGGCTGGGGCGAGCGCATCTCCGGTCGCGGGGCGCCCTCTGCTGGCGTCCTTGGGGATTGTATTCGAGCCGCGCCGGCTGGCCGTCCCCGCAACGTCTGCGTCTCTGACAGTCCGCTGGCTGCCCGCTCCCGcgtccccccccccattctgcttttctttttcctttttttttttttttttggagtttatttttaagtcatctctgcatccaacatggggtttgaactcacaaccctgagatcaagagttgcatgctcttcagactgggccagccaggcgcccctgtttttcttttttagttaacTTCTAACACGCTGTATGATTTGCGTATTCGTTACACTGAGTGTTAAACGTCCCCACCACCCCAAACCAGAGCCGGAATCTTGGTATATCCCTTGATGGCTCTCTAGCGCCTGGCATCCCCACGAGCGTCCCCCCAAATTTTGAATGCAAGTGACTCCTGTTCCGCGCAGGCTTCCggtcctccccttcccccccccccccccaccttaccACCGGCAGGCTCCTGGGACTGGAAGGCAACTACAACCCCCAGCATGCTATGCGCGGAGCTCGGCGCGTCGTTGTTAAAGTCGCCTGCGGCTTGCTGGGGGTCGTAGTTCGCGCGTGCGCCTTCGCCCGGACTCCTCTTCCCAGACGTCTCTGCGCGtcgtcctcctcgtcctcctgGTTGCCCGCTTTCGGCCGGAGTCCGTTCGCAGCCGTCGCCATGCTGCCCGTCGCGGTCCTGCGCCGTCCCGGCCTGCGCTGCCTCGTCCGTCAGGCCCGCGCCTACGCTGAGGCTGCGGCTGCGCCGGCCCCGGCTGCGGGCCCGGGCCAGATGTCCTTCACCTTCGCCTCACCCACGCAGGTTCGGACTCCGGTCGGGCTCGGGACCCCTCCTTGATCACCACCTCCAGTCGGGACCCGCTGTGGTCCGCAATCGGAGACCTCCAACCTTTGGGTTGTCGACCCTCATTTATTCCGctccctgtgccccctcccccgtgTGGTCCGAAATCCATCCCCAGGCCACCGCCTCCTGCTCCGGATCCATGTCCGCCTTCCGCACCCCGGATCCGCGTCGGCGCCCCATTGTGGTCAGGACTCCGGGATCCCCAGCCTCCGAGTCTCGGAGATCCCTCACTCCCCCTCCAGGACCCCGGACCGATGCCCCCTCCACCTGTGTCCCTCCGAGAgccaccccccaacccctgtgTCGTTGACCCACGCCCTACGCCTTTCCAAGTGGTGTGGAATCCGAGCCCCATAAAGCTTTCCGAGTTCCCGAGCCTTCCGCCTGGAATCCAACGCCCCAGGGCCGGACCTCAGCGTTCGCCCCGTCCCGCAGAACCCCGAGCCTCAGACACTTGTTGTCTTGTGTCTTCCTGGGTCGGCGCCCTTCTTGGCAACTTCTTGGCAGTGTTTCTGTGGGGACGGGCTCCGTCTGGATTTTATCTTCTGTGCGCTAAGATGCTGCTAGAGAACCAAAACAAGTATGCGCGTCCTCGTGGCTGCTTCCGTGTGTGTTCTGTCGCCGTGGGGTCTTGCCTTGGGCCGTTTCACTGCAGGGCAGACTGAGATCCGGGCGGGGAGGACTGGCCTGCAGGGATTCCCCGCGTGTTCTTCCAGGTATTTTTCAATGGTGCCAACGTCCGGCAAGTGGACGTTCCCACGCAGACGGGAGCCTTTGGCATCCTGGCGGCCCACGTACCCACCTTGCAGGTGCTGCGGCCGGGGCTGGTTGTTGTCCACGCCGAGGACGGCACCACCTCCAAATACTTTGGTGAGTGCACCGGGAAGGGGCTGGGCGGGGCCACGTGCTTCAGCAGGCCCAAGTGTCTGGCTTCTCCGTGTGGATAGAAGCAGAGCCCACGAGAGAGACAAACCCGTGCCTCCAGTAGCTTGTGGTGGGTCAGGGTCTCGGTGGGGGCCAGGCGTCTGAGAGGGAAGTCCAGTCCTGTCGCAGAGGAGCCGAtggagagggcggggggggggtactgGATCCTAAGGAGAGCGTGCAGCAACACGACTCTGAGGTACAGCCAAGATGCAGACCCGGCGCCCCGCTCACCCCTGACCCTGGCTCAGCTGATGGGCTGGTGCTGGTGGGTGAAGGAAGGAGGCCTTGTGCCCCGTGTGCAGGTGCCAGTGGGCGACCATGGGCCCTGTGGGCATCGGCCTGTCTCCCATGCTAGACGGCTCTGGAGCCGCTTCTGTGGCTCTGGCTGACAGGGTCCCCCGCACCCGAACACGGGACTCTCACGGCTGTCTTCTCCCGCAGTGAGTAGCGGCTCCGTCACAGTGAACGCTGATTCCTCAGTGCAGCTGTTGGCTGAAGAGGCCGTGACCTTGGACATGCTGGACGTGGGGGTGAGTGTTCCAGGGGAAGCCGATGGACCCAGGAGGCCACATCTGAGCCAGGGCACCAGGCGGGGTCGCTGCTTGGCTCTCACCTGCTTCCCACTTCCTGCAGGCCGCCAAGGTGAACTTGGAGAAGGCGCAGTCGGAGCTGTCAGGGGCAGCAGACGAGGCCTCCAGGGCCGAGATCCAAATCCGCATCGAGGCCAACGAGGCCCTGGTGAAAGCTCTCGAGTAGGCGGTCCGTGGCCCTTGCCagcggggaaaccgaggcccaggacCGGACCGGGGATGTCCCGGGCAGGCTGAACCAGCTCGCGTGGGTCGTctgattgggggtggggaagtggggagagaggggcctCGAGCCACCTGGGGGAGTCTTGGGCGGAGGGAGCGGTCTTGCCAAGAGGCCGCCAGGGGGCAGCACACTGTCAGGCCTCCTAGCGAAGGGGGGCTTGCTGAGACCCTGCTCTGCGTCTCACCCTTCCagccgctccccccaccccgccccaaccCGACGTGCCACCCACTTTCTCTCTAACCTTGTAGACTCTGCTGTGGAGCCCTCAGCTCCTCGTCCTGCCCCTGGGACAGCCCGCTCCCAGCTTGAGCCCCCCATTAAAAACCAGGGACCTGACTCGTGTATGCTGGTTTTGTCTCCTGTCTGGGCCTGTGGCTTCAGGAC
It includes:
- the ATP5F1D gene encoding ATP synthase subunit delta, mitochondrial, which gives rise to MLPVAVLRRPGLRCLVRQARAYAEAAAAPAPAAGPGQMSFTFASPTQVFFNGANVRQVDVPTQTGAFGILAAHVPTLQVLRPGLVVVHAEDGTTSKYFVSSGSVTVNADSSVQLLAEEAVTLDMLDVGAAKVNLEKAQSELSGAADEASRAEIQIRIEANEALVKALE